A genomic window from Bdellovibrio sp. SKB1291214 includes:
- a CDS encoding restriction endonuclease, whose protein sequence is MQYHLVGFIILAIVLVAIIIFRSFTDDSKAQDELDRFLSEPKSPRQVARLYERYVGHLFEKQGYDVAYLGALKGHADMGRDIIVTKPDEILVIHTKCWAKRRVVHDNDIYHLFGKMSHLKLTSEDPNRKTRAVMYSTSQYSSLAKQAASVLGVEIRTEKLNLSYPMIKCSISPIGEKVYYLPFDAVYDRVKVSRRDEYFVRTVHEAVKKGFKRAG, encoded by the coding sequence ATGCAGTACCATTTAGTAGGTTTTATAATTTTGGCTATCGTGCTGGTCGCGATCATTATCTTTCGAAGCTTCACTGATGATTCGAAAGCGCAAGACGAGTTAGATCGCTTTTTAAGTGAACCAAAATCTCCACGCCAAGTCGCCAGATTGTATGAACGTTACGTGGGGCATCTTTTTGAAAAACAAGGTTATGATGTAGCCTATCTGGGGGCCCTTAAAGGGCATGCTGATATGGGCCGGGACATTATCGTTACTAAGCCCGATGAAATTTTGGTGATCCATACAAAATGTTGGGCCAAACGCCGAGTCGTTCACGACAACGACATCTATCATTTATTCGGAAAGATGTCGCATCTAAAGCTGACTTCAGAAGATCCCAACCGCAAAACAAGAGCGGTGATGTATTCAACTTCACAGTATTCAAGTTTGGCAAAACAAGCTGCAAGTGTTTTGGGTGTGGAAATCAGAACTGAGAAACTAAATCTTTCCTATCCGATGATCAAATGCAGTATCTCGCCAATTGGGGAGAAGGTTTACTACCTTCCCTTCGATGCCGTCTATGACCGAGTCAAGGTAAGCCGCCGCGACGAGTACTTCGTACGCACTGTTCATGAGGCGGTGAAAAAAGGTTTTAAGCGGGCCGGATAA
- a CDS encoding response regulator: protein MDKSTKKILVVDDTDGNRYALARNLKTEGYSVVEAVSGYEALRLIESEMPDLVTLDIHLPDINGFEVCRRIKLNPMTSHIPVLQVSASYVTSKARIMGLEGGADNYLTHPIEPPVLHATVLALLRTRQLMDDLRSAQIAQAESLSAAKLANQAKSRFLSNMSHEIRTPLGVIQGFADLALEPGISEEERQSYLHTIKKNAISLTSLIGEILDLAKVEAGKMEIETIRFSLTQTLNEVVESFNLRANEKGLTLKLHTAEHTPEFINSDPTKFRQILVNLVGNALKFTEKGLVEINVGLTKNRNYLGHHVLEVKVKDSGIGLSKEQQGKLFEAFVQADSSTTRKFGGTGLGLNLSKKLAQSLGGDLYLYESSEGLGSTFGMVIDIGLIKPEDYLRPKTSSEGVKIENSMFSGMRVLLVEDIEDNQLLFSNYLRNLKASVDVAGDGMIALSCAEKNQYDVILMDIQMPNLDGYQTLKALRERGDNTPAIALTANALKEEREIALNLGFVNYLTKPLSAKTLVAALKEIQLQL, encoded by the coding sequence ATGGATAAATCTACGAAAAAAATTCTGGTTGTCGATGATACGGACGGTAATCGCTATGCGCTTGCCAGGAACCTAAAGACGGAAGGTTACTCTGTCGTGGAAGCCGTCAGTGGGTACGAAGCCTTGCGGTTAATTGAATCGGAAATGCCCGACTTAGTGACACTTGATATTCATCTACCCGACATTAACGGGTTTGAAGTCTGCCGACGTATTAAATTAAATCCGATGACTTCGCATATTCCGGTGCTGCAGGTTTCTGCAAGTTACGTAACTTCTAAAGCTCGTATTATGGGTCTTGAAGGTGGTGCAGATAATTACTTAACTCATCCTATCGAGCCTCCTGTATTGCATGCGACGGTGCTTGCGTTGCTTAGAACTCGACAGTTGATGGATGATCTTAGATCTGCACAGATTGCGCAGGCCGAGTCCTTGTCTGCGGCTAAACTTGCGAATCAAGCGAAAAGTCGTTTTCTGTCGAATATGAGTCATGAAATTCGCACACCATTGGGAGTCATTCAAGGTTTCGCCGATCTCGCTCTGGAGCCGGGTATTAGTGAAGAAGAACGTCAGTCGTATCTTCATACTATTAAGAAAAATGCCATCAGTCTTACAAGTCTTATTGGTGAGATTTTGGATTTGGCGAAGGTTGAAGCCGGTAAGATGGAAATCGAAACAATACGATTCTCATTAACTCAGACTTTGAATGAAGTTGTTGAGAGCTTCAATTTGAGAGCTAATGAAAAAGGTCTTACGCTGAAACTTCATACCGCAGAACATACACCTGAATTTATTAACAGTGATCCGACGAAATTCAGACAGATCTTAGTAAATCTAGTCGGTAACGCCTTAAAGTTTACCGAAAAAGGCTTGGTTGAAATCAATGTAGGTTTGACTAAGAATCGAAATTACCTGGGACATCACGTTCTTGAAGTTAAAGTTAAAGACTCTGGAATTGGACTATCTAAAGAGCAGCAAGGGAAACTCTTTGAGGCCTTTGTTCAGGCGGACAGCTCTACGACCAGAAAATTCGGTGGGACAGGGTTGGGCTTAAATTTATCAAAAAAATTGGCTCAATCATTGGGCGGTGATCTTTACCTTTACGAAAGCAGCGAAGGCTTGGGAAGCACGTTCGGTATGGTCATTGATATTGGTTTGATTAAGCCTGAGGACTACTTACGACCCAAGACATCAAGTGAAGGCGTTAAAATCGAAAACAGCATGTTTAGTGGGATGCGCGTTTTATTAGTAGAGGATATCGAAGATAATCAGCTTCTTTTTTCGAACTACTTAAGAAACCTAAAAGCCAGCGTTGACGTTGCGGGTGACGGCATGATTGCACTGAGTTGCGCTGAAAAGAATCAATACGATGTCATTTTGATGGATATTCAAATGCCGAACCTTGATGGCTATCAGACTTTGAAAGCTCTTCGTGAAAGAGGCGATAACACTCCGGCAATTGCCTTGACAGCCAATGCTCTTAAGGAAGAACGGGAAATCGCCCTGAATTTGGGTTTTGTGAATTACCTGACGAAACCATTAAGTGCGAAGACCTTGGTGGCTGCACTTAAAGAAATTCAACTTCAACTCTAG
- a CDS encoding STAS domain-containing protein, which yields MERIPIIKLGSFLLVSIQVDMHDKLAMTLQDDLTNKIVSTNAKAVLIDISSLDIVDSFIGRMLAGIANMARILDAETVVVGMQPAVAITLVELGMELNGIKTALNVDRGMALLRKTLKLSDDEDLVNQDHESEWAEKHANIEA from the coding sequence ATGGAGCGTATTCCAATCATTAAACTTGGTAGTTTTTTATTAGTGAGTATCCAAGTTGATATGCACGATAAACTTGCGATGACTTTGCAAGATGATTTGACGAATAAAATCGTTAGCACGAATGCTAAAGCCGTACTGATCGATATTTCTTCTCTAGACATTGTGGATTCATTCATCGGCAGAATGCTTGCGGGAATCGCCAATATGGCTCGTATCTTAGATGCCGAAACCGTTGTGGTGGGCATGCAGCCAGCCGTGGCTATTACTCTTGTAGAGTTGGGCATGGAGCTAAATGGAATTAAAACTGCACTAAATGTGGATAGAGGCATGGCATTGCTAAGAAAAACTCTAAAGCTTTCTGATGATGAAGATTTAGTAAATCAAGATCACGAAAGCGAATGGGCTGAAAAGCATGCAAATATTGAAGCATGA
- a CDS encoding recombinase family protein — protein MSITDISARTGIKRHTVWKTLKRLKKESSSEVSVPYDRWRKGKKRTGARPPFGFCILEGELVRDPKEYPTLLLIFSLWTKGTSVTSIVNLLGEKGLRSRTGKQWSYRVVQSITERIESKELVMMQSKLWFSDEYLKGISTNSRNKPFKKE, from the coding sequence ATGTCAATCACCGACATATCTGCTCGTACTGGGATTAAGAGACATACTGTTTGGAAGACGCTTAAACGGCTTAAGAAAGAATCCAGCTCTGAAGTTTCAGTTCCTTATGACAGATGGCGTAAAGGTAAGAAGCGCACAGGGGCTCGACCACCATTTGGGTTTTGTATTTTGGAAGGGGAGCTTGTCCGTGACCCAAAAGAGTACCCAACACTTCTTTTGATTTTCAGTCTTTGGACCAAGGGGACATCAGTTACTTCCATCGTCAATCTGCTTGGGGAAAAGGGACTGCGATCGCGTACGGGTAAACAGTGGAGTTATCGAGTTGTTCAATCGATAACCGAAAGAATCGAATCAAAGGAATTGGTCATGATGCAAAGTAAGCTTTGGTTCTCAGATGAATATTTAAAGGGAATTAGTACAAATAGTAGAAATAAGCCATTCAAAAAAGAATGA
- a CDS encoding heavy-metal-associated domain-containing protein has product MSHQEYNVQGMTCNKCTEKISAELSKDPRIHDLKVTLNPPRIQFDSSEETTAAQINTALAPLKKYSVIDGGKENAVKEEPFALSKYLPLFLLFGLSAGVPALNAVINQAGWGHWMPQFMGVSLIALSYFKLSDLSKFTEAFATYDPIAMKFNAYGFIYPFFELVAGIGFILGLFINPLSVLVIAILLPTTFGVIKALREKRQFQCACLGTAFNLPLTKVTIVENILMIAMALMMLF; this is encoded by the coding sequence ATGAGCCATCAAGAATATAATGTACAAGGAATGACCTGCAATAAGTGCACGGAGAAGATCTCTGCGGAACTTAGTAAGGATCCTCGTATTCACGATCTGAAAGTAACTTTGAATCCTCCGCGAATCCAATTTGATTCGTCTGAGGAGACAACTGCTGCGCAGATCAATACTGCTCTCGCTCCGCTTAAAAAATATTCCGTGATCGATGGTGGAAAAGAAAATGCCGTGAAAGAAGAGCCCTTTGCTCTTTCTAAGTATCTGCCTTTGTTTTTGCTATTCGGATTAAGTGCCGGGGTCCCGGCATTGAACGCCGTCATCAATCAGGCCGGGTGGGGTCATTGGATGCCTCAATTTATGGGGGTATCATTAATTGCTTTATCTTATTTTAAGTTATCAGATTTAAGTAAGTTCACTGAAGCATTTGCTACTTATGATCCCATTGCTATGAAATTTAATGCGTATGGATTTATTTATCCTTTCTTTGAACTGGTAGCGGGGATTGGTTTTATTCTTGGGCTCTTCATCAACCCTTTGTCCGTGCTGGTGATCGCAATTTTATTGCCGACAACTTTTGGAGTCATTAAAGCTTTGCGAGAAAAACGCCAGTTCCAATGTGCGTGTTTGGGAACTGCGTTCAACTTGCCGCTCACAAAGGTCACTATCGTTGAAAATATACTGATGATCGCGATGGCGTTGATGATGCTTTTTTAG
- a CDS encoding ATP-binding SpoIIE family protein phosphatase, whose amino-acid sequence MLQQLSGSNLKRHSHNFSMTDPSQVGEVRRFVQKLSKDFDFNEVEVGRLSIIVNELGNNLVKYAPGGRLLVRAFDNQDLKQVEILSIDTGPGMDVDVVMTDGYTTGQTPGTGLGSVKRQADYFDLYSTTKGTVIVAGIFKDSSKSSFNFGVVNLPVASESVCGDDYYLNMDKDSVTALVVDGLGHGILASQAANEATALFSEIQNEPLDFILNRIHGKLKSTRGGAVFLLRWSEAGVVTFTGVGNIRTVIQKPIENKTLISQNGTAGVQIRTPKVLSEKWDGEGLLILHTDGINNRWDFSAHPGLIYRHPAVIAGIISRDFCRGTDDATVVVIGRNK is encoded by the coding sequence GTGTTACAGCAGTTAAGTGGAAGTAATTTAAAACGTCATAGCCATAATTTTTCAATGACAGATCCTTCTCAAGTGGGGGAGGTTCGTCGTTTCGTTCAGAAACTATCGAAAGACTTTGATTTCAACGAAGTTGAAGTAGGCCGTCTTTCTATAATCGTGAATGAGCTGGGCAATAATCTTGTCAAGTATGCTCCGGGCGGGCGGCTTTTAGTTCGCGCGTTTGACAATCAAGATCTTAAGCAAGTGGAAATATTATCAATTGATACGGGGCCAGGGATGGACGTAGACGTGGTAATGACTGATGGTTACACCACGGGACAAACTCCTGGTACGGGGCTTGGTTCAGTCAAACGACAAGCGGATTATTTTGATTTGTACTCGACGACAAAGGGCACCGTCATTGTCGCCGGTATTTTTAAAGATAGTTCCAAGAGTTCTTTTAATTTTGGAGTCGTCAACCTACCGGTAGCTAGCGAGTCCGTCTGTGGAGATGATTATTATTTAAATATGGATAAGGATTCTGTAACAGCCCTTGTGGTCGATGGACTCGGTCATGGAATTCTTGCTAGCCAGGCTGCCAACGAGGCCACCGCTTTATTTTCGGAAATTCAGAATGAACCTCTCGATTTTATCTTAAACCGAATTCATGGAAAATTGAAGTCCACCCGAGGGGGCGCTGTTTTTCTTCTTCGATGGAGTGAAGCTGGAGTGGTGACTTTTACCGGAGTGGGCAATATTCGCACCGTCATTCAAAAGCCTATCGAAAACAAGACTTTGATTTCGCAAAATGGCACGGCTGGAGTTCAGATCCGTACGCCAAAAGTTTTATCAGAAAAATGGGATGGAGAAGGTCTCTTGATTCTTCATACCGACGGAATTAATAACCGCTGGGACTTCTCGGCCCATCCGGGTTTGATTTATCGACACCCTGCTGTGATAGCAGGGATTATCTCTCGTGATTTCTGTCGTGGGACCGATGATGCAACTGTAGTTGTAATAGGAAGAAATAAATGA
- a CDS encoding ATP-binding protein: MNLKKPGLPLLTIQIKYEPDIVTARRKTRDLAEALGFDSQDQARIGTAVSELARNVFQYAQKGTVEFFFNTQIPQALLIKVSDRGPGIANLHDILGGVYISPSGMGVGLIGSKKLMDIFELETSNAGTEVLVGKTLSAKSKNISNDVLVKIVESMATKKADDAFEEIQLQNRELLAALDELTAKKNELSELNAELEETNKGVLALYAELDEKAESLQHANEVKTSFLSNMTHEFRTPLSSIISLTRLLIDRVDGDLTPEQERQVNYIRKSGESLLELVNDLLDLAKVEAGKVSVNAASFDVEELMGSLRGMFRPIIGDRESIEFTVDWDENIPELNTDQPKVAQILRNLISNAVKFTEKGRIQVNAKQVNSENVLFTVADSGIGISDEHHRLIFEDYSQIDSKVQKKHKGTGLGLPLSRKLARMLGGDLWVESKIGSGSIFHVLLPIKYEGNKEAILIPKNNSPMPTEITESNSKFKVLLIDDDEPSRYILRGLISSQLSADFIEVQTGEEGLVKIKTLKPDVVFLDLNMPGLSGFDVLDKVQSDPNLKDTPIIINTAKKLSEYEIARLEHASAILSKERTDHQRALQEMKSALVKVGFDYQ, from the coding sequence ATGAATTTAAAAAAGCCAGGTCTTCCATTACTAACGATTCAAATCAAATATGAACCCGACATTGTAACAGCACGTAGAAAAACCAGGGATTTGGCAGAAGCTTTAGGTTTTGATTCCCAGGATCAGGCGCGGATCGGTACTGCCGTATCTGAGTTAGCCCGCAATGTTTTTCAGTATGCGCAAAAAGGAACCGTAGAGTTTTTTTTCAATACCCAGATTCCTCAGGCTTTATTAATAAAAGTTTCTGATCGAGGACCGGGCATTGCGAATCTCCATGATATTTTGGGGGGAGTTTATATTTCTCCAAGTGGAATGGGTGTTGGTCTCATTGGTTCAAAAAAATTAATGGATATTTTTGAACTTGAAACATCCAATGCGGGTACAGAAGTTTTAGTTGGTAAAACTCTAAGTGCAAAGTCAAAAAATATTTCAAATGACGTTTTAGTGAAAATCGTCGAATCCATGGCGACGAAGAAAGCTGATGATGCTTTTGAAGAGATTCAGCTTCAAAATCGTGAATTGTTGGCAGCGCTTGACGAATTGACCGCTAAAAAGAATGAGCTTTCTGAGTTAAACGCAGAACTTGAAGAGACTAATAAAGGTGTCTTAGCATTGTATGCAGAACTCGATGAAAAGGCCGAATCACTTCAGCATGCGAACGAAGTGAAGACGAGCTTTTTGTCCAATATGACTCATGAGTTCCGTACACCTTTAAGTTCTATCATCAGCCTCACGCGTCTTCTTATTGATCGAGTCGATGGGGATTTGACTCCTGAACAAGAGCGACAAGTAAATTACATCAGAAAATCCGGCGAGTCTCTTTTAGAGCTCGTGAATGATCTGCTTGATCTTGCAAAAGTTGAAGCCGGCAAAGTCAGCGTGAATGCCGCAAGTTTTGATGTCGAAGAACTTATGGGAAGTCTACGCGGTATGTTTAGACCTATCATTGGAGACCGTGAGAGTATCGAATTTACAGTTGACTGGGACGAGAACATTCCTGAGTTGAATACGGATCAACCCAAGGTCGCTCAAATTTTGCGTAATCTAATTTCTAATGCCGTGAAGTTTACGGAAAAAGGTCGAATTCAGGTTAATGCGAAACAAGTGAATTCGGAAAATGTCCTTTTCACTGTGGCAGATAGTGGAATTGGAATCAGCGATGAGCATCATCGTTTGATCTTTGAAGACTATAGTCAGATAGATTCTAAAGTACAAAAAAAGCACAAAGGAACGGGTCTTGGGCTTCCGCTTTCAAGAAAGCTTGCCCGAATGTTGGGTGGGGATTTATGGGTGGAAAGTAAAATTGGATCGGGATCCATCTTCCACGTTTTACTACCTATAAAATATGAAGGAAATAAAGAAGCCATTCTTATTCCGAAAAATAATTCTCCTATGCCGACTGAAATAACAGAGAGCAATTCGAAATTTAAGGTTTTGTTGATCGATGATGACGAGCCTTCTCGATATATTCTTCGGGGTTTGATTAGTTCTCAGCTATCCGCTGATTTTATCGAAGTACAAACGGGCGAAGAAGGTTTGGTGAAAATTAAAACTTTAAAACCTGATGTGGTATTTCTGGATTTAAATATGCCGGGACTAAGTGGTTTTGATGTCCTTGATAAGGTACAAAGCGATCCCAATCTTAAGGATACCCCCATCATAATAAATACGGCTAAAAAGCTTTCTGAATACGAAATTGCTAGGCTTGAGCATGCCTCCGCAATTTTATCTAAAGAACGAACAGATCATCAGCGTGCGCTTCAGGAAATGAAATCGGCTTTGGTAAAAGTCGGATTTGATTATCAATAG
- a CDS encoding DUF305 domain-containing protein has translation MTQRILLAGIFILFAFHSRAETGSRSIEPYHARPYSVQFIDEMSAHHEGGVEMAEMAISKAYHSKLKEMAKMMKQAQQEELAKMADWRVRWYSSSPSYTYMGAEMDMSKLEKLSGPEFDIAFLDTMIMHHPGAIFLGREAAGRSEKSEIRAFGKKISNAQQKELNEMRKMRDNWTKQ, from the coding sequence ATGACTCAAAGAATTCTATTAGCGGGAATATTTATATTATTCGCTTTCCATTCACGTGCAGAAACTGGTTCGCGCAGTATTGAGCCATATCACGCCCGACCTTATAGTGTGCAATTTATAGATGAAATGAGCGCACACCATGAGGGTGGGGTAGAAATGGCAGAGATGGCAATATCAAAGGCTTATCACTCTAAGTTAAAAGAAATGGCAAAGATGATGAAGCAAGCCCAGCAAGAAGAATTAGCGAAGATGGCTGATTGGCGAGTGCGCTGGTATTCATCAAGTCCTAGTTATACCTATATGGGTGCCGAAATGGATATGTCCAAACTTGAGAAGCTTAGTGGACCAGAATTTGATATAGCTTTTTTAGATACAATGATTATGCATCACCCTGGAGCTATTTTTCTAGGAAGAGAAGCTGCAGGAAGATCTGAAAAGTCTGAGATTCGTGCATTTGGGAAGAAAATATCAAATGCCCAACAAAAAGAATTAAATGAGATGCGCAAAATGAGAGACAATTGGACAAAGCAATAG
- a CDS encoding SDR family NAD(P)-dependent oxidoreductase: MGGAEPKEYTTVIFVGYALRDEHFLKLLSKSCQERPLFGIGPHFAILNKSHDSLSKSVKQILYYPGTKSDHRSSIQVIEEINLLTTMTGQRSFTFKNELKSAHLIAHLYPPGTHHAGQEIFFENTDGIYAATKAAIRSLARGWSNDLKDRKIRVNTIVPGLVPTEGYQTELGLTPEQIDQFATQASAQIPLGRPGSTDEIAKAVLFLASDDSSYVTGIELVVDGGMTQV; encoded by the coding sequence GTGGGAGGAGCCGAGCCGAAAGAATACACCACCGTAATCTTTGTTGGATATGCTCTTCGTGATGAACATTTCCTCAAACTTCTCAGCAAGAGTTGTCAAGAGAGACCGCTGTTTGGAATCGGTCCTCACTTTGCAATACTCAACAAGAGTCATGATTCTCTTTCAAAATCCGTAAAACAAATTCTCTACTATCCTGGCACAAAAAGTGATCACCGCTCCTCAATTCAGGTTATCGAAGAAATTAACCTTTTAACGACAATGACAGGCCAAAGATCCTTTACCTTCAAAAATGAACTTAAAAGTGCACATTTAATTGCACATTTATATCCTCCAGGAACTCACCATGCTGGTCAGGAGATCTTTTTTGAAAATACAGACGGGATTTACGCTGCAACGAAAGCTGCTATCCGCTCATTAGCTCGTGGTTGGTCCAACGATTTGAAAGATCGTAAAATTCGCGTGAACACAATTGTGCCAGGATTAGTACCAACTGAAGGTTATCAAACAGAGCTTGGCCTTACTCCAGAACAAATCGATCAATTCGCAACACAAGCCTCTGCACAAATCCCATTAGGCAGACCAGGCTCCACAGATGAAATCGCCAAAGCCGTTTTATTCCTAGCGTCCGATGACAGCAGCTATGTCACAGGCATCGAACTCGTCGTCGATGGCGGCATGACTCAAGTTTAA
- a CDS encoding anti-sigma regulatory factor, producing MQILKHEVYPIKTPSDIVIIRKEVRSWSASIGLNLIDQTKVVTAASELARNTLDYGGGGELQLSSVMNVDRKSGIRLVFADQGPGIADLKLALTDGYTTGGGLGLGLSGSRRLVNEFDIESEPGKGTRVTAVKWK from the coding sequence ATGCAAATATTGAAGCATGAGGTTTATCCCATCAAGACTCCGAGTGACATTGTAATTATTCGGAAAGAGGTCAGATCTTGGTCAGCCAGCATTGGTTTGAATCTTATTGATCAAACTAAAGTTGTCACTGCCGCCAGCGAGCTTGCCCGAAATACGTTGGATTATGGCGGTGGTGGCGAATTGCAACTATCCTCCGTGATGAATGTAGATCGGAAGTCAGGAATCCGTCTGGTATTTGCGGATCAGGGACCGGGAATCGCCGACTTAAAACTTGCCCTTACTGATGGATACACAACTGGTGGAGGTTTGGGATTAGGTCTCTCAGGCTCACGCAGATTAGTTAATGAATTTGATATTGAGTCAGAACCGGGAAAAGGCACTCGTGTTACAGCAGTTAAGTGGAAGTAA
- a CDS encoding nuclear transport factor 2 family protein encodes MYNQIESVNPFASPGLANRQEVVGGHSKNEEFIRELYAIAEKQDAKAFADLFAEDGHFWDVSAGINYYGKETGKVVDIYAKAFPDMHRELYSMWTVGDTVFVELSLNGTQKGALGFPMGDLPATNKKMSTPCFDVFKIKDGKVVSFHCYTAATQLLGQLGVLGNLGGSLKSR; translated from the coding sequence ATGTACAACCAAATCGAATCCGTAAATCCATTCGCTTCCCCTGGCCTTGCAAACCGTCAAGAAGTTGTCGGTGGTCATTCAAAAAATGAAGAATTCATCCGTGAGCTTTATGCCATCGCTGAAAAACAAGACGCTAAAGCCTTCGCCGACCTGTTCGCTGAGGACGGTCACTTCTGGGATGTTTCTGCAGGGATTAACTATTATGGCAAAGAGACTGGCAAAGTCGTCGACATCTATGCCAAGGCTTTCCCCGATATGCACCGCGAGCTTTACAGCATGTGGACAGTGGGCGACACGGTTTTTGTTGAACTATCACTAAATGGTACCCAAAAAGGTGCCCTGGGTTTCCCGATGGGAGATTTGCCAGCAACGAATAAGAAAATGAGCACGCCATGTTTCGACGTTTTTAAAATCAAAGATGGCAAAGTTGTTTCATTCCACTGTTACACAGCTGCGACACAACTTTTAGGACAGTTGGGAGTTCTTGGAAATTTGGGCGGATCTCTTAAATCGAGATAG
- the cueR gene encoding Cu(I)-responsive transcriptional regulator → MNIGDLAKLSGVNAKLIRHYESIGIIPKAARTDSGYRSYTENDVQFLRFIKRARSLGFSMKEIKKLVSLWRNKSRASRDVKALAFDQIEALEKKIKEMQEMLNTLQMLAKNCHGDNRPDCPIIKGLEG, encoded by the coding sequence ATGAATATCGGTGATTTAGCAAAACTGTCAGGCGTCAACGCTAAGCTTATTCGTCATTACGAATCCATTGGGATCATCCCAAAAGCCGCGCGTACAGATTCTGGATACCGTTCCTATACTGAAAACGATGTGCAGTTTTTACGATTCATTAAGCGTGCCCGAAGCCTCGGATTTTCAATGAAAGAAATCAAAAAGCTTGTCAGCCTATGGCGAAACAAATCCCGCGCAAGCCGTGATGTTAAAGCTTTGGCTTTTGATCAGATAGAAGCGCTCGAGAAAAAAATAAAAGAAATGCAGGAAATGTTAAATACCCTTCAAATGCTCGCTAAGAATTGCCACGGCGACAACCGCCCCGACTGCCCGATCATTAAAGGACTCGAAGGGTAA
- a CDS encoding STAS domain-containing protein encodes MMETKSALPIFIKKHEQHVLNSWTEEQVSKIGSKISVSELKRQCSDFMGLMTEALQTGTYENLKGNQWENVKRMLSEISRSRSLQGFSPSETAIFIFSLKKPLFNMLKMELEAQPLELANEMWNITTLLDQLGLFTTEAYQKTREEVIVRQQEEMLELSTPVVKLWDGILALPMIGTLDSSRTQVVMESLLQRIMETESEIAIIDITGVPTVDTLVAQHLMKTVTAARLMGAECIISGIRPQIAATIVHLGVDLGAITTKATLADAFLVALSRTNRFVTKGTKAKNTSATSFNSGVEARA; translated from the coding sequence ATGATGGAAACTAAGTCAGCACTTCCAATTTTTATTAAAAAGCATGAGCAACATGTTTTGAACTCTTGGACAGAAGAGCAAGTTTCAAAAATCGGTAGCAAAATTTCAGTCAGTGAGCTGAAAAGACAATGTTCAGATTTTATGGGCCTGATGACTGAAGCTTTGCAAACTGGGACATACGAAAACCTTAAAGGTAACCAGTGGGAAAATGTGAAAAGAATGCTGTCGGAGATCTCTCGTTCAAGAAGTCTTCAAGGCTTCTCGCCCAGTGAAACAGCAATATTTATTTTCTCTTTGAAAAAGCCACTTTTCAATATGTTGAAAATGGAGCTTGAAGCACAGCCGTTAGAACTTGCCAATGAAATGTGGAACATCACCACGTTGTTGGACCAGCTGGGACTATTTACCACTGAGGCATATCAAAAGACTCGAGAAGAAGTTATCGTTCGCCAGCAAGAGGAAATGCTAGAGCTATCTACCCCGGTGGTAAAACTTTGGGATGGTATTCTTGCATTGCCGATGATTGGAACTTTGGATAGCAGTCGCACACAGGTTGTTATGGAAAGTCTTCTTCAGCGTATCATGGAAACTGAAAGCGAAATTGCGATCATTGATATCACAGGCGTTCCAACGGTTGATACATTAGTGGCCCAGCATCTGATGAAAACTGTCACTGCCGCTCGCTTGATGGGTGCTGAATGTATCATTAGCGGTATCCGACCACAGATTGCGGCAACGATTGTTCATTTGGGCGTCGATTTGGGCGCAATCACAACGAAAGCAACTTTGGCTGATGCATTTTTGGTAGCTTTGTCTCGTACGAACCGTTTTGTAACCAAAGGAACAAAAGCAAAAAATACTTCTGCGACTTCGTTCAATTCTGGTGTTGAGGCAAGGGCTTAA